The genomic DNA ACCGGGACCGAGACCGAGAGCGGGTGAGGGCCCGCACTGGGAATTTCCCTCCGCTCTCCAGGTTGCCTGCCCCCCTTTTTCTTCCTGACCCCACACAGCGAGAACGCATGAACCGCCAGAAGTTCCTCCGTCAGTCCTGGGTTGCCAGCACGCTGGGCGCAAGTCTCCTCCTGGGTTGCACGGCGAGTACGCGCGCCACCCAGCCGGAGGTGGCGCCTCCCGCGCCTCCGCCCGCGCCCGTTCAGACTCCAGCGCCGACCCTGTCGCTCGGGGTCGACACGAAGAACTTCGACCCCGGTGTGCGTCCCCAGGATGACTTCTTCCGCTACGTCAACGGCTCGTGGCTGAAGACGGCGAAGATGCCCGCGGACAAGTCCCGCTACGGGGCCTTCATCGAGCTGCGCGACAAGAGCGAGGCCGCCCTGCGGGCGCTCATCGAGGAGGCCGTCGCCGTCCAGGGCGCGCCCTCCGGCTCCGACACCCAGAAGGTGGGGGACTTCTACAAGAGCTTCATGGACACGGAGCGCATCCAGTCGCAGGGGATCGAGCCCCTGCGCGGAGAGCTGCAACGCATCGCCACGCTCAAGGACAAGGGGGCGCTGCCGGAGCTGTTCGCCGCGCTGGGCCGCATGGAGGTCCAGACGCCCTTCACCACCTGGGTGGGCCAGGACGCGAAGCAGGCGGACCGCTACATCGTCTATGCCTCCCAGAGCGGGCTGGGCCTGCCGGACCGTGACTACTACTTCAAGGCGGAGCCCCGCTTCGTCGAGACGCGCGCCGCGTACCTGACCTACATCGAGACGTTGTTGCGCCTGGCGGGTGAGAAGGAGCCGACCCGCGCGGCCAAGGCGATCCTCGCGCTGGAGACCTCGCTCGCGGAGAAGCACTGGGAGCGCGCGCGCACCCGGGATCGCGAGGCCACCTACAACCTCAAGAGCGTGGCCGAGCTGGACGCCCTCACGCCGGGCTTCTCGTGGGCGCGCTTCCTCAAGGCCGCCAACGAGGACAAGTCGCCCGGCGTCATCGTCCGGCAGCCGGACTACTTCCAGGGCCTGGCCCAGGTGCTCACCCAGACGCCCCTGCCCACGCTCAAGCAGTACCTCACCTTCAAGCTGCTGGACGGGTACGCGCCCCTCTTGAGCGCGCCCTTCGAGCAGGCCCACTTCGTCTTCCGGGGCAAGACGCTCCAGGGGCTGGAGGAGAACCGGCCCCGCTGGAAGCGCGGCGTGGAGGCCGTGGATGGCGCCTTGGGTGAAGTGCTCGGCCGGCTCTACGTGGAGCGCCACTTCCGCCCCGAGAGCAAGGTCCGCATGGACGAGCTGGTGAAGAACCTGCGCGCCGCCTTCCAGCAGGGCATCGAGCAGCTCGAGTGGATGAGCCCGGCGACGAAGGCGCAGGCCCAGGCGAAGCTGGCGAAGTTCAACGTGAAGATCGGCTACCCGGAGAAGTGGAAGGACTACTCCGCGCTCACCGTCGGTGCCCAGGATCTGGTGGGCAACGTCAAGCGCGCCCAGGAGGTCGAGTACCTGCGCGAGGTGGACAAGCTCGGCAAACCCATTGATCGGCTGGAGTGGGGCATGACTCCCCAGACGGTGAATGCCTACTACAGCTCCACGATGAACGAGATTGTCTTCCCGGCCGCCATCCTCCAGCCCCCGTTCTTCAACCCCGACGCGGACGATGCCACCAACTACGGCTCCATCGGCGGTGTCATCGGGCATGAGATCAGCCACGGCTTCGACGATCAGGGCAGCCGCTCCGATGGCGATGGCAACCTGCGGGACTGGTGGAGCAAGGAGGACAAGTCCGCCTTCCAGCAGCGCACCGGGCTCCTGTCGGAGCAGTACTCGGGCTTCAGCCCGGTCGAGGGCATGAGCGTCAATGGCAAGCTCACCCTGGGTGAGAACATCGGCGACCTGAGCGGCCTGACCGTGGCCTTCAAGGCCTACAAGCTGTCGCTCGGAGGCCAGGCGGCGCCCGTCATCGAGGGCTTCACGGGCGACCAGCGCTTCTTCCTCGGGTGGGGCCAGGTGTGGCGTACGCTCAATCGCGAGGACGCACTGCGGCAACAGCTCCTCACCGATCCGCACTCTCCGGGCGAGTACCGGGTGAATGGCGTGGTGCGCAACATGCCCGAGTTCTACTCCGCCTTCGGCGTGAAGGAGGGCGACGGCGCGTTCCTGCCAGCCGATCAGCGGGTGAAGATCTGGTGACGGTGAGCGTGTGTTGAGTGCGGGGGGCGCGCGCGCCCGGGGCGTCGGAAATACGTCCCCGGGCTGCTAGGTTCGCGCGCCACCATGAAAACCCCCGCCCTCACCGCCGTGGCGTGTGCCTTCTGGTTCACGCACTGCAGTCATGCTCCGGTGCAGGCGGAGGCTCCGGTTCCCGCCGCGCCTCCGTCCTCCACCGCCGCTCCCGCTGCTTCCGCCCCGCGTCTGTCCTATCCGGCCGCCCGCCTGGATGACGTGGTCGACGACTACCACGGCACCCGAGTGGCCGATCCCTACCGCTGGCTGGAGAACCCGGATTCGCCCGAGTCCCGGCAGTGGATCGAGGCCGAGAACAAGCTCACCTTCGGCTATCTGGAGAAGATTCCCCTGCGCGAGGGGCTCAAGCGGCGGATGACCGAGCTGTGGGACTACGAGCGCTTCAGCGTGCCCTGGCACCGGGGCTCGCGTTACTTCTACTTCCGCAACGACGGTCTGCAGAGCCAGTCCGTGCTCTACACGGCCGACTCCCTGTCCGCCGAGCCGCGCCTGCTGCTCGATCCGAACACGCTGTCCGCGGATGGCACCGTGGCGCTCGCGGGCGCGGACATCACCGACGACGGAAACCTGCTGGCCTATGGCGTGGCCACCGCTGGCAGCGATTGGAAGGAGCTGCGCGTGCGCGACGTGCGCACGGGCAAGGATCTGCCGGACGTCATCAAGTGGGTGAAGTTCTCCGAGGCCTCCTGGTCGGGCGACGGCAAGGGCTTCTTCTACAGCCGCTATGACGAGCCGAAGACGGGCGAGGAGCTTCGCGGGGCCAACTACTACCAGAAGCTCTACTTCCACAAGCTGGGCACGCCGCAGAGCCAGGACACGCTCATCTACGAGCGCAAGGATCAGAAGGAGTGGGGCTTCGGCGGTTTCGTCACGGATGACGGGCGCTACCTCGTCATCAACGTCTCGCGCGGCACCGAGCAGAAGAACCTCGTCTTCTACAAGGACCTCAAGGATCCCAAGTCCAAGGTCGTCGAGCTGTTGCGCGATTGGGACGCGGAGTACGATTACATCGCCAACGATGACACGCGGTTCTGGTTCAAGACGGACCTGGACGCGCCTCGGGGCCGCGTCGTGGCCATCGACCTGCGCAAGCCCGAGCGCGCGAACTGGAAGGAGATCATCCCCCAGGGCGCGGAGACGCTGTCCTCGGTGTCGCTCGTCAACGATCAGTTCCTGGTCAACGTGATGAAGGATGCCCATTCCCAGGTGCGGCGGGTGTCCCGGGATGGCAAGCCGCTCGGGGAGTTTTCACTGCCGGGACTGGGCACCGTGTCGGGCCTGGGGGGCAGGCGCGAGGACACGGAGACCTTCTACGCCTACGCGAGCTACACCACGCCCACCACCATCTACCGCTACGACCTGAAGACGCACGAGAGCCAGGTCTTCAAGGCGCCCCAGGTGAAGTTCGACCCGGCGCAGTACGAGACGGAGCAGGTCTTCTACACGAGCAAGGATGGCTCCCGCGTGCCCATGTTCCTCAGCCACAAGAAGGGGCTGAAGTGGGATGGGAACACCCCCACGCTGCTCTACGGCTATGGCGGCTTCAACGTCCCGCTGACCCCGTCCTTCAGCGTGGCCAGCCTGGTGTGGATGGAGCAGGGGGGCCTCTACGCCGTGGCCAACCTGCGCGGGGGCGGAGAGTACGGCCGCGAGTGGCATGAGGCCGGCACGAAGCTGCACAAGCAGAACGTCTTCGACGACTTCATCTCCGCGGCCGAGTGGCTCATCGCGAAGAAGTACACGTCCTCCGAGCGGCTGGCCATCCTCGGCCGCTCCAACGGGGGACTGCTCGTGGGCGCGGCGGTGACGCAGCGGCCGGAGCTGTTCGGCGTGGCGCTGCCGGGCGTGGGCGTGCTCGACATGCTGCGCTTCCACAAGTTCACCATTGGCTGGGCGTGGACGAGCGACTACGGCTCCTCGGAGAACGCGGAGGAGTTCAAGGCGCTTCACGCGTATTCACCCCTGCACCAGGTCAAGAAGGGCACGCGCTACCCCGCGATGATGGTGCACACCGCGGATCACGATGACCGCGTGGTGCCGGGCCACAGCTTCAAGTTCACGGCGGCCGCCCAGGCGGCTCAAGAGGGCGACGCGCCGGTGCTCATTCGCATCGAGACCAAGGCGGGCCATGGCGCGGGCAAGCCCACGGGCAAGATCATCGAGGAGTACAGCGACCTCTGGGCCTTCTCGTTGGATCGGATGGGGCTGGGGGCCACGCCGCCCATGGCGGGGACGAGCACTCCCTGAGTACGAACAGGGAGCGGGTAGGCGGAGCCCCCCCCGAATGCCCGCTCCCTTGTTGCTCCGGATACGGGGGGCCTCACCTTCTTCGATGAGTTCACTCGAACAAGGAGTCGCCCCATGAAGAAGCTGCCCGTCCTGCTCGTCACCTGTGTGCTTGGAGTCTGGGGCTGCGCCAGCGGTTCGAGGGCTCGCGCGGACAAGCTGGATTCCGCCTACCAGGACCTTCCGACCGAGAAGGACGTGGCCCAGAACGATCGCCTGGAGGCGCCCACGGTCTACGACGGAGAGGCGACGGGGGGCGCGGGCTACACGGTGACGACGGGGGACGGCCAGATCTGGGTGCCCGAGATGGCTCCGGGCAACACCGTGACGCGCACCCCCTCCGATATCCAGCGGGGCCTCGAGCGGGAGCACATCCAATCCGAGGTCACCGACGAGGGCCGCACGGACGAGGCCCCTCGGCGGTAGTTTCAGCCTTCCAGGGAGGCACGCAGGAACCAGGCGTGCTTCTCGAACTCGGTGATGATGCCGGTGAACAGGTCCACCGTGTCCGTGTCCTGGTGCTGCTCGGTCGCCTTGCGGCTGTCACGCAGGCCGCTCAGGTACGTCTCGATGCGCTCGGCCAGCAACTTCACGTGCTCCAGGTCCCGGGTCGTCTCCTGCTGGTACTCCGGCAGACGGCTCGTCTTGGCCACGTGGCGGGTGGTGCCGTAGGCCTTGCCTCCCAGCGTCACGGCGCGCTCGGCCACCGAGTCATTGTGGTTGGCCAGGCTCACCGCGAACGTCTCGAAGAGCGGGTGGAGCGCGGCGAACTGCGGACCCTTGATGTTCCAGTGCGCGACCTTGATCTGGCTGTGCAGATCCAGGCCGTCGGCGAGGCGCGCGTTGAGCTGCTCGACGATGGCGGTGCGGGCCTGCTCGGGAAGGGGGCTCGGGCTGCGGTACATGGCGTGTCCTTTCGCTGGGATAAAGATGCGCCCCCTGGTGAGGAACACCAGGGGGCGCATGAAGTGACTCGGTTGGGACGGGGAAGCGGGCCTTACGACTCGAGACCCACCGCCGCGGCGTGGATGACCGACGCGATACGGACCGCGTCGTTCACCTGGTCCTCCGAGATGCCTCCCTCGGTGACGACCTTCTCATGCGACTGCACGCACATCTCGCAGCCGTTGATGGCGCTCACCGCGAGGCAGACGAGCTCGAAGTCCACCTTGTTGGTGAGAACCTGGCCCAGGCGGTTCATCCGCAGACCGGCACGCTTGGTGGAGTAGGACTCCTTCCCCACCATGTGGCGGAACCGGTAGTAGATGTTGTTCATCCCCATCAGCGAGGCCGCCGCGCGGGCGTCCTCGATGACCGGCTCGGCCTTGTCACCCAGGGCCTGCTTGGCCTCGTGCAACATGGCCTTCTTGATGAGCTCGTTGCGTGCCGCGAAGGCGCACGCCACGGCCACCCCCCAGCGCTGCTCGGGGGTGAGGCTGTTGTTCTCCAGCACGGACTGGAGGTTCATGCGGGTGTCCTTGTGGGCCTCCGCCAGCTCACCGCGAACGACTTCGAGCGACGCCATGGTGCCTTACCCCGCCTTCTGCAGCTTCGAGGTGAGCGTCTCCTCACCCTTCTGCCAGTTGCAGGGGCACAGCTCGTCCGTCTGGAACGCGTCCAGGGTGCGCAGCACCTCCTTCACGTTGCGGCCCACCGACAGGTCGTTCACCGACACGTGGCGGATGATGCCCTCGGGGTCCACGATGAACGTGGCGCGCAGGGCCACGCCCTCCTCCTTGTGCAGCACGCCCAGGCTCGCGCTCAGCTCGCGCTTGATGTCCGCGAGCATCGGGAAGGGCAGGTGCTTGAGGTCCGCGTGGTGGGTGCGCCACGCGTGGTGCACGAACTCGCTGTCCGTGCTCACGCCGAGGATCTGCGCGTCCCGGTCCTTGAAGTCCTTGTCGTGCTTGCCGAACTCCGCGATCTCCGTCGGGCAGATGAAGGTGAAGTCCTTCGGCCAGAAGAAGAGGATCTGCCACTTGCCCTTGAAGCTGTCCTGGGTGATGTCCTTGAACTCCTTGCCCTTCTCCAGGCTCACCACGGACTTCACGTTGAACGCGGGAAGCTTGTCGCCAACAGTCAGCATTTTCCGACTCCTTTGGGGGTTAGGGGCCTGCTCGCTCGCAAGCCCGACAGGTGTGGTCCGTCTACTCTCAAAGCAGCCACCGTGCCAGGAACCCGCCCCGCGTGATTTCACGGGGTTGACGTTTCAATGAAGCCTGGGGGGTGCCGCCGGATGGGTGCATACCGAAATACCGGTGTCTCGCGCCACTGACATTTCGGTGGCGCCCCGGTTATTTACTCAGACGTATGGCGGACGACATCGTTGCGGTGACACGGGCGGAATGGCACGGGGAAGCCCGGGACCTGATCGAGCTGGCGACCTCGGAGCGGACCGTGGCGGAGCTGCTGCGCCGGGGCCTGGAGTGGCTCACCCGCGTGGTGCGCTTCGACCTGGCCACGCTCTTCTTGCTGCGAGAAGGCAAGCTGGTGTCGGTGGTGGCGCGCGGGCCGTTGGCGTCGGAGCGCGTGCGGCGCCACGAGCTGCGGCTGGCGGACTTCCCCTCGCTGCGCCAGGCCCTGGAGACGCGCCGGGCGCGGGCCTTCACGAGCGAGGACCACTCGCACGGGGACGGAGACCCCTTCGACGGGGTGTTGGACCTGCCGCCTGGGCATGCGTGCATGGTGGTGCCCTTGTGCGCGGCGGAGCGCTGCTACGGCGTGCTGACGCTGGACCGCACCGAGTGCGAGACGTACCCGCGGGAGGTGGTGGACCTGGTGGAGGTGTATGGGCAGATGCTGGCCACGTCGCTCCAGGAGGCCGAGCAGAAGAGCAACTTCGAGCGGCTGCACCGGCGGGAGCACGCGCACGCGCGGCTGCTCGAGTCGCAGTTGGGGGGCGACGAGGTGGGCGTGTTGGAGACGTCGCGCGCGGCCCCGGTGCGGGAGCTGGCGCTGAGGGCGCGGCAGGTGGCGGAGACGGACACGCCGGTGTTGTTGCTGGGCGAGACGGGCACGGGCAAGGAGCGGCTGGCGCGGGCGGTGCACCGCTGGAGCGCGCGGGCCGAGGGCGCCTTCGTGACGCTCAACTGCGCGGCCATTCCCGCGGGGCTCCTGGAGAGCGAGTTGTTCGGCCATGTGAAGGGCTCGTTCACCGGGGCCACGCGCGACCGCGCCGGGCGCTTCCAGATGGCGCACGGGGGCACGCTCTTCCTGGACGAGGTGGGGGAGCTGCCGGTGGAGCTGCAGGCCAAGCTGCTGCGCGCCCTCCAGGAGAAGACCTTCGAGCCGGTGGGCAGTGACAAGACGGTGCGCGCGGACGTGCGGATCCTCGCCGCCACGCACGTGGACCTGCAGGAGGCCATCCGCCAGCGGCGCTTCCGTGAGGACCTCTATTACCGGTTGAGTGTCTTCCCACTGCGGCTGCCCCCCCTGCGCGAGCGGCTGGAGGACCTGCCGCTCCTGTGCGCCTTCCTCCTGGAGGAGCAGTCCCGGCGCACCGGCCGCAAGGGGATGGAGGTGACGGCGGACGGCCTCGCCCGGCTCGCGGCCTACGACTGGCCGGGCAACATCCGCGAGCTGGCCAATGCCCTGGAGCGCGCCACCATCCTGTCGCGCCGGCCGGAGCTGGGCGCCGAGTCGTTCGACGTACCCGTGCGCCTGTCCTCCCCGGTCCGGAGCGCTCCGGTGCCCCTGTCGTTGGCGGAGGGGGCGGTGCCCACCCTGGAGGAGGTGCAGCGGCAGCACATTCTTCGCGTGCTGGGGCTCACCCAGGGCCGGCTCTACGGTCCCGGCGGCGCCGCGGCGTTGTTGGGTCTCAAACCCTCGACCCTGCAGAGCCGCATGAAGAAGCTGGGCATCACACGGCTGGAGCAATACGTGGCGACCCCGCCTCCTCCGTCTGGGAAATAGTGGGGGAGACCCTGGAGGATTCCTTGAGCGAGCCGAACTGGCAGCTGCCTTCCGAAGTGCCCTCGGGCGCACCCTCACCCAAGCCCACTCCCTCCCGCACGCCGTTGATCGTGGGCGTGGCCGTCGTCGTGGTCCTCCTCGGGGCCGGGCTGGCCTATTTTTGGATGGGCCCGAAAGCGCCGCTCCCTCAACAATCCGCGCCCGTGCCGCCCGTGGCCGCGGCGCCGGATGCCTCCACGGCGGAGGACACGTCCGCGGGCGAGCAGGTCCCCGTGGCCCAGAGCGACACCCGGGTGCGCGACCTCGTGGGTCTGCTGTCTGCCCAGCCGGAGCTGCAGCAGTGGCTCTCCTCCACCGAGGACCTGATGCGCCGCTTCACCTCCGCCGTGAGCAACATCGCCGAGGGCGAGAGCCCGCGAGCCGCGCTGGCGTTCATGGCGCCCAAGGGGGCCTTCCAGACGGTCGAGCGCGGGGGACGTCTCTTCATCCGTCCGGAGAGCTTCTCCCGCTACGACGCCGTGGCGCGGGTGATCGCCTCGCTCGACACCCAGACGAGCGCCATCACCTACCAGGCCCTCAAGCCGCTCTTCCAGGGAGCCTTCCAGGAGATCAGCCGTCCCGGACAGAGCTTCGATCAGACCCTCTCCAACGCCATCCAGCTCATCCTGGACACGCCCGTGCCCGAGGGGGACGTGGAGGTGGTGGACTCGCCCGGGGTGAACTTCACCTTCGCGGCGCCGGAGCTGGAGGGGCTTCGTCCCGCCCAGAAGCACCTCTTGCGCATGGGCCCGTCCAACACCCGGGCCCTCCAGGAAAAGCTGCGCGAGCTGCGCACGGCGCTCCTGCTGCCCGCCGCCACGCCGCGCTGAGGACTCATGGCTCCCGCGCGTCCGGTGCCTGCTGGCGCGGGAGGGTCAGCCCGAAGGTCGTTCCCTCCTCGGGCGTGGAGCGG from Melittangium boletus DSM 14713 includes the following:
- a CDS encoding carboxymuconolactone decarboxylase family protein, yielding MASLEVVRGELAEAHKDTRMNLQSVLENNSLTPEQRWGVAVACAFAARNELIKKAMLHEAKQALGDKAEPVIEDARAAASLMGMNNIYYRFRHMVGKESYSTKRAGLRMNRLGQVLTNKVDFELVCLAVSAINGCEMCVQSHEKVVTEGGISEDQVNDAVRIASVIHAAAVGLES
- a CDS encoding DUF3014 domain-containing protein; its protein translation is MSEPNWQLPSEVPSGAPSPKPTPSRTPLIVGVAVVVVLLGAGLAYFWMGPKAPLPQQSAPVPPVAAAPDASTAEDTSAGEQVPVAQSDTRVRDLVGLLSAQPELQQWLSSTEDLMRRFTSAVSNIAEGESPRAALAFMAPKGAFQTVERGGRLFIRPESFSRYDAVARVIASLDTQTSAITYQALKPLFQGAFQEISRPGQSFDQTLSNAIQLILDTPVPEGDVEVVDSPGVNFTFAAPELEGLRPAQKHLLRMGPSNTRALQEKLRELRTALLLPAATPR
- a CDS encoding sigma 54-interacting transcriptional regulator, translated to MADDIVAVTRAEWHGEARDLIELATSERTVAELLRRGLEWLTRVVRFDLATLFLLREGKLVSVVARGPLASERVRRHELRLADFPSLRQALETRRARAFTSEDHSHGDGDPFDGVLDLPPGHACMVVPLCAAERCYGVLTLDRTECETYPREVVDLVEVYGQMLATSLQEAEQKSNFERLHRREHAHARLLESQLGGDEVGVLETSRAAPVRELALRARQVAETDTPVLLLGETGTGKERLARAVHRWSARAEGAFVTLNCAAIPAGLLESELFGHVKGSFTGATRDRAGRFQMAHGGTLFLDEVGELPVELQAKLLRALQEKTFEPVGSDKTVRADVRILAATHVDLQEAIRQRRFREDLYYRLSVFPLRLPPLRERLEDLPLLCAFLLEEQSRRTGRKGMEVTADGLARLAAYDWPGNIRELANALERATILSRRPELGAESFDVPVRLSSPVRSAPVPLSLAEGAVPTLEEVQRQHILRVLGLTQGRLYGPGGAAALLGLKPSTLQSRMKKLGITRLEQYVATPPPPSGK
- a CDS encoding M13 family metallopeptidase, whose translation is MNRQKFLRQSWVASTLGASLLLGCTASTRATQPEVAPPAPPPAPVQTPAPTLSLGVDTKNFDPGVRPQDDFFRYVNGSWLKTAKMPADKSRYGAFIELRDKSEAALRALIEEAVAVQGAPSGSDTQKVGDFYKSFMDTERIQSQGIEPLRGELQRIATLKDKGALPELFAALGRMEVQTPFTTWVGQDAKQADRYIVYASQSGLGLPDRDYYFKAEPRFVETRAAYLTYIETLLRLAGEKEPTRAAKAILALETSLAEKHWERARTRDREATYNLKSVAELDALTPGFSWARFLKAANEDKSPGVIVRQPDYFQGLAQVLTQTPLPTLKQYLTFKLLDGYAPLLSAPFEQAHFVFRGKTLQGLEENRPRWKRGVEAVDGALGEVLGRLYVERHFRPESKVRMDELVKNLRAAFQQGIEQLEWMSPATKAQAQAKLAKFNVKIGYPEKWKDYSALTVGAQDLVGNVKRAQEVEYLREVDKLGKPIDRLEWGMTPQTVNAYYSSTMNEIVFPAAILQPPFFNPDADDATNYGSIGGVIGHEISHGFDDQGSRSDGDGNLRDWWSKEDKSAFQQRTGLLSEQYSGFSPVEGMSVNGKLTLGENIGDLSGLTVAFKAYKLSLGGQAAPVIEGFTGDQRFFLGWGQVWRTLNREDALRQQLLTDPHSPGEYRVNGVVRNMPEFYSAFGVKEGDGAFLPADQRVKIW
- a CDS encoding prolyl oligopeptidase family serine peptidase, whose protein sequence is MKTPALTAVACAFWFTHCSHAPVQAEAPVPAAPPSSTAAPAASAPRLSYPAARLDDVVDDYHGTRVADPYRWLENPDSPESRQWIEAENKLTFGYLEKIPLREGLKRRMTELWDYERFSVPWHRGSRYFYFRNDGLQSQSVLYTADSLSAEPRLLLDPNTLSADGTVALAGADITDDGNLLAYGVATAGSDWKELRVRDVRTGKDLPDVIKWVKFSEASWSGDGKGFFYSRYDEPKTGEELRGANYYQKLYFHKLGTPQSQDTLIYERKDQKEWGFGGFVTDDGRYLVINVSRGTEQKNLVFYKDLKDPKSKVVELLRDWDAEYDYIANDDTRFWFKTDLDAPRGRVVAIDLRKPERANWKEIIPQGAETLSSVSLVNDQFLVNVMKDAHSQVRRVSRDGKPLGEFSLPGLGTVSGLGGRREDTETFYAYASYTTPTTIYRYDLKTHESQVFKAPQVKFDPAQYETEQVFYTSKDGSRVPMFLSHKKGLKWDGNTPTLLYGYGGFNVPLTPSFSVASLVWMEQGGLYAVANLRGGGEYGREWHEAGTKLHKQNVFDDFISAAEWLIAKKYTSSERLAILGRSNGGLLVGAAVTQRPELFGVALPGVGVLDMLRFHKFTIGWAWTSDYGSSENAEEFKALHAYSPLHQVKKGTRYPAMMVHTADHDDRVVPGHSFKFTAAAQAAQEGDAPVLIRIETKAGHGAGKPTGKIIEEYSDLWAFSLDRMGLGATPPMAGTSTP
- the dps gene encoding DNA starvation/stationary phase protection protein Dps; amino-acid sequence: MYRSPSPLPEQARTAIVEQLNARLADGLDLHSQIKVAHWNIKGPQFAALHPLFETFAVSLANHNDSVAERAVTLGGKAYGTTRHVAKTSRLPEYQQETTRDLEHVKLLAERIETYLSGLRDSRKATEQHQDTDTVDLFTGIITEFEKHAWFLRASLEG
- a CDS encoding peroxiredoxin, with the translated sequence MLTVGDKLPAFNVKSVVSLEKGKEFKDITQDSFKGKWQILFFWPKDFTFICPTEIAEFGKHDKDFKDRDAQILGVSTDSEFVHHAWRTHHADLKHLPFPMLADIKRELSASLGVLHKEEGVALRATFIVDPEGIIRHVSVNDLSVGRNVKEVLRTLDAFQTDELCPCNWQKGEETLTSKLQKAG